DNA sequence from the Azospirillum thiophilum genome:
AGCAGGTTGCGGTTGATGGTCAGCACCGCCTTGCGCAGGGCGACGAGGCCGGCGGCGTTGACCGACACCGCCCGGTCCAGCCGGTCGATGCGTTCCAGCGTCATCGCGCGCAGATCGTCGGGCAGGCGGATGCCCTCGTCGCGCGCCCGCAGCACGGAGGATTCCAGCTGTTCGGCCATCGCCGCCTTGCGGTGGGCGAAGACCTCCAGCCGGTCGAGCATGCCGGCGGCGATGCAGGCAGACTCCTCCTCCAGCACTGCCGACAGCGCCTCGACCGCGTCGAGGAAGTC
Encoded proteins:
- a CDS encoding flagellar protein FlgN → MSVTLKDLIHEFVPDRIAETGPAEGPAAPDPGYDGATALLVRDFLDAVEALSAVLEEESACIAAGMLDRLEVFAHRKAAMAEQLESSVLRARDEGIRLPDDLRAMTLERIDRLDRAVSVNAAGLVALRKAVLTINRNLLAALEKASSDGTYARDGQARRPVELSASGLNASL